A single Flavobacterium sp. 1 DNA region contains:
- a CDS encoding DUF1572 family protein — translation MTIEILKTLFNRDLNKLKSEIDSYSNESKIWHIEKTISNSGGNLCLHLIGNLNTYIGSQIGNTNYIRNRELEFSDKFVPKSTLIAQIDATIVVINSIFNQLTDEDLNQEHPYLVFESKTSVAFLLLHLTTHLAYHLGQINYHRRLLDN, via the coding sequence ATGACTATAGAAATTTTAAAAACATTATTTAATCGAGATCTCAATAAGCTAAAATCGGAAATTGATTCTTACAGCAATGAAAGTAAAATTTGGCATATTGAAAAAACAATTTCAAATTCAGGAGGCAATCTCTGCTTGCATTTAATAGGTAATCTAAACACCTATATTGGATCGCAAATTGGGAACACAAATTATATTAGGAATAGAGAGTTAGAATTTTCTGATAAATTTGTTCCAAAAAGTACACTTATTGCTCAAATCGATGCTACAATAGTAGTGATTAATAGCATATTCAATCAACTTACTGATGAAGATTTAAATCAAGAACACCCTTATTTAGTTTTTGAAAGCAAAACCTCTGTTGCTTTTTTATTATTGCATCTTACAACTCATTTGGCCTATCATTTGGGTCAGATTAATTATCATAGACGATTATTGGATAATTAG
- a CDS encoding nuclear transport factor 2 family protein, with translation MNSNEQLIHKFYTAFANADANTMCECYHSNIQFQDPAFGILKGNEACQMWKMLIKKSKGNIKIEFSEIKADEYSGTATWVATYNFSKTNRKVVNEIKAQFQFRDGLIVKHTDYFDIWKWSKQAFGFKGFLLGWTGFMQKQIQKQAIASLKNYTKTQS, from the coding sequence ATGAATTCAAACGAACAATTAATTCACAAATTTTATACTGCTTTCGCAAATGCTGACGCCAACACTATGTGTGAATGCTACCACTCTAACATTCAGTTTCAAGACCCTGCCTTTGGGATATTAAAAGGCAATGAAGCTTGCCAGATGTGGAAAATGCTAATAAAAAAAAGTAAAGGAAACATTAAAATAGAATTTTCTGAGATTAAAGCCGATGAATATTCGGGTACTGCTACATGGGTTGCTACCTATAATTTCAGCAAAACAAATCGAAAAGTAGTCAATGAAATTAAGGCTCAATTTCAGTTTCGTGATGGATTAATTGTAAAGCACACTGATTATTTTGACATTTGGAAATGGTCAAAACAGGCTTTTGGATTTAAAGGATTTCTATTAGGCTGGACAGGTTTCATGCAAAAACAAATTCAGAAACAAGCCATTGCTTCATTAAAAAACTATACAAAAACTCAATCCTAA
- the pflB gene encoding formate C-acetyltransferase, translating to MKSTTETLYFKTGNWNKAIDVYDFVLQNITPYEGDQSFLVGPSEKTNKLWNVCKENLLEERKKNGCLAIDTNIISNLTSFGPGYIDKQNEVIVGLQTDQVLKRAMKPFGGIKLVESAVAERGLKVSDEVIKIFNYAKDHNQAVFSAYDSEIRAYRSKHLLTGLPDNYARGRIIGDFRRVALYGVDRLIEAKKEDFAVIGGEMTDHKVRLREEISEQIKALQDMKIMANSYGIDISVPASNAKEAVQFTYLAYLSAVKEQDGAAMSLGNVSSFLDIYIENDLKSGLINEEDAQEFIDQFVMKLRLVRHLRPGAYDEIFGGDPTWVTEAIGGQLNDGRTKVTKTSFRFLQTLYNLGASPEPNLTILWSQSLPKGFKDFCAEVSIDTSSLQYENDDLMRTNRGSDDYGIACCVSYQKIGKTIQHFGARANLPKALLMALNGGREEDKGSVVIRNIPQMADGILEYDAVLNIFKTTLAEVARVYAKSMYIIHYMHDKYYYERAQMALIDSDPNIDIAYGAAGISIIADSLSAIKYAKVTPVRNDIGLTVDFNIEGDFPKFGNDDDRVDSIAQEITTIFIDELRKHVAYKNATPTLSLLTITSNVMYGSNTGSTPDGRKGGEPFAPGANPMHGRDTNGAIASLNSVSKLKYEDAQDGISYTFTMVPKSLGSDKEDQVINLKTILDSYFGRNAHHLNVNVLNKETLLDAYNHPENYPQLTIRVSGYAVNFVRLSKAHQLEVITRTFHETL from the coding sequence ATGAAAAGTACAACTGAAACATTATATTTTAAAACAGGAAATTGGAATAAAGCAATTGATGTTTATGATTTTGTATTGCAAAATATTACTCCTTATGAAGGTGATCAAAGTTTCTTAGTGGGACCATCAGAAAAAACAAATAAGCTATGGAATGTATGTAAAGAGAATTTACTGGAAGAAAGAAAGAAAAATGGCTGCTTAGCCATTGATACTAATATAATCTCAAATCTTACTTCATTTGGTCCAGGTTATATTGATAAGCAGAATGAAGTTATTGTAGGCTTACAAACCGACCAAGTCTTAAAAAGAGCAATGAAACCATTTGGCGGAATCAAATTAGTTGAATCTGCAGTAGCCGAAAGAGGTTTGAAAGTTTCTGATGAAGTGATTAAAATTTTCAACTATGCTAAAGATCATAATCAAGCCGTTTTTAGTGCCTACGACAGCGAAATTAGAGCCTATCGTTCTAAACACTTATTAACAGGTTTACCTGATAATTATGCCAGAGGAAGAATTATTGGTGATTTTAGAAGAGTTGCTCTTTATGGCGTAGATCGTCTAATTGAAGCCAAAAAAGAAGATTTTGCTGTTATTGGTGGCGAAATGACAGATCACAAAGTACGTCTTAGAGAAGAAATCTCGGAACAGATTAAAGCTTTACAGGATATGAAAATCATGGCCAATTCTTATGGCATTGATATTTCTGTACCAGCATCCAATGCAAAAGAAGCTGTCCAGTTCACCTATTTAGCATATTTAAGCGCAGTAAAAGAACAAGATGGAGCCGCAATGTCTCTAGGAAATGTTTCATCATTTTTGGATATTTATATTGAAAATGATTTGAAATCAGGTTTAATAAACGAAGAAGATGCGCAAGAATTTATCGATCAGTTTGTAATGAAACTTCGTTTGGTACGTCACTTGCGTCCAGGAGCTTATGATGAAATTTTTGGTGGAGATCCAACTTGGGTAACCGAAGCCATTGGCGGACAGCTTAATGACGGAAGAACAAAAGTGACAAAAACTTCATTCAGATTTCTTCAGACATTATATAATTTAGGAGCTTCTCCAGAACCGAATTTGACAATTCTTTGGTCACAAAGCCTGCCAAAAGGATTTAAAGATTTTTGTGCCGAAGTTTCTATTGACACCTCTTCTCTTCAATATGAGAATGATGATTTAATGCGTACTAACAGAGGATCTGATGATTACGGAATAGCTTGCTGCGTATCTTATCAAAAAATCGGAAAAACTATTCAGCACTTTGGAGCCCGCGCTAATTTGCCAAAAGCACTGCTTATGGCTTTAAACGGCGGACGTGAAGAAGATAAAGGATCTGTTGTCATTAGAAACATTCCTCAAATGGCTGATGGTATTCTTGAGTATGATGCTGTTCTAAATATCTTCAAAACTACTTTAGCCGAAGTAGCGAGAGTTTATGCAAAATCAATGTATATTATTCATTATATGCATGACAAATACTATTATGAAAGAGCACAAATGGCTTTGATTGACAGTGATCCAAATATTGATATTGCTTATGGCGCTGCAGGAATTTCTATTATTGCCGATTCATTATCTGCCATCAAATATGCAAAAGTTACTCCAGTTAGAAATGACATAGGATTGACTGTAGATTTCAATATTGAAGGTGATTTTCCAAAATTTGGAAATGACGATGACAGAGTTGACAGTATTGCTCAAGAAATCACTACAATATTTATTGATGAATTAAGAAAACATGTAGCTTACAAAAACGCAACTCCTACTCTATCTTTACTGACTATTACTTCAAATGTGATGTACGGTTCTAATACAGGTTCAACACCTGACGGTCGTAAAGGCGGTGAACCTTTTGCTCCAGGAGCAAACCCAATGCACGGAAGAGATACAAATGGGGCTATTGCTTCCTTAAACTCCGTGAGTAAATTGAAATATGAAGATGCTCAGGATGGTATTTCATATACGTTTACAATGGTACCAAAATCTTTAGGATCTGATAAAGAAGATCAGGTTATAAATTTAAAAACCATTCTGGACAGCTACTTTGGAAGAAATGCACATCACTTAAATGTAAATGTTTTGAATAAAGAAACATTATTAGATGCTTACAATCATCCAGAAAATTATCCTCAATTAACCATAAGAGTTTCTGGATATGCAGTTAATTTCGTTCGATTGTCTAAAGCACATCAGCTTGAGGTTATCACAAGAACTTTTCACGAAACTTTGTAA
- a CDS encoding OFA family MFS transporter, translating to MSKNKYLIVLAGMVMQLSIGSIYAYSKWIEPLSKELNWDAHDTKTGFSLAICFLGLTAAFMGKFAQKIGPKKAGLIAAAFLSIGLLGSALSVKIGSLYLFYLTFGVLQGIGLGFGYIVPVYTVVKWFPDRPGFASGIIIMSFALGSLLTSFLIGPLCASMGLSGAFGVLGIAYGICMLGSALYLANPTSITNQHLHEDLTAKQIITDKRFIALWLLLFLNVCGGIAIISKAAILGEEVVGMSTAQATMFVAIIGLFNGIGRLFWSSISDKIGCWTTFMIFIGINAVCFALIPTFSTNQISFQTLTFIIIAGYGAGFATMPSFVKDIFGADKYGPVLGYILTAWSAAAFAGPLLLGLTADISIFYLFAVLLLIALLVGLWLKTLLLKPVTS from the coding sequence ATGTCAAAAAATAAATATTTGATAGTATTGGCAGGAATGGTCATGCAGTTGTCAATAGGATCAATTTACGCTTACAGCAAATGGATAGAACCATTATCAAAAGAATTAAACTGGGATGCCCACGATACCAAAACAGGATTTAGCTTAGCTATTTGCTTTTTAGGGCTTACGGCGGCTTTTATGGGTAAATTTGCTCAAAAAATTGGGCCAAAAAAAGCAGGATTAATCGCAGCAGCATTTTTATCAATTGGATTATTAGGCAGTGCATTGTCTGTAAAAATAGGCTCGCTTTATTTGTTTTATTTGACATTTGGCGTACTGCAGGGTATCGGTTTGGGATTTGGATATATTGTACCTGTATATACTGTTGTCAAATGGTTTCCTGATCGTCCCGGATTCGCATCTGGCATAATTATTATGTCGTTTGCATTGGGATCATTATTAACGTCTTTTTTAATTGGTCCATTATGCGCTTCAATGGGATTATCCGGAGCATTTGGAGTTTTAGGAATTGCTTACGGAATTTGTATGCTCGGAAGTGCTTTATATTTAGCAAACCCAACAAGTATAACCAATCAACATCTGCATGAAGATTTAACTGCAAAACAAATAATTACTGACAAACGTTTTATTGCGTTATGGCTATTATTATTTTTAAATGTATGCGGAGGTATTGCCATTATCTCAAAAGCGGCAATTCTTGGTGAAGAAGTTGTAGGAATGAGTACCGCTCAAGCAACTATGTTTGTTGCCATCATAGGGTTATTTAATGGTATTGGACGTTTATTTTGGTCAAGTATTTCAGATAAAATCGGCTGTTGGACAACTTTTATGATTTTTATCGGAATCAATGCGGTCTGTTTTGCTTTAATACCTACTTTTTCAACAAATCAAATCTCATTTCAAACATTAACCTTTATTATAATTGCTGGTTACGGTGCTGGATTTGCAACAATGCCGTCATTTGTAAAAGATATTTTTGGAGCGGATAAATATGGTCCAGTACTCGGTTATATCTTAACTGCATGGTCAGCAGCGGCATTTGCCGGGCCTTTGCTTTTAGGCTTAACAGCAGATATTTCAATTTTCTATTTATTTGCAGTATTACTTCTGATAGCTTTACTTGTTGGATTGTGGCTCAAAACACTATTGCTAAAGCCAGTTACATCATAA
- the pflA gene encoding pyruvate formate-lyase-activating protein, with product MYFPQQQYTDDSIDVHNPDLLRVHSIETFGTHDGPGIRMVIFVQGCQFRCLYCQNPDTLDIHGGTFMPIEELIEKALHQKSYFGKDGGVTVSGGEPLLQRDKLIHFFDRLHENGIHTCLDSNGRVLDSKTEQLLERTDLLLLDVKHINKEWHKKLTGVKNKTTLRLAEYRESTGKPMWLRYVLVPGWSDQEEYLHEWGKHFTSYKTIEKVEIIPFHQMGKSKWELLGLEYQLADTIPHTAEEINKAAEIFKLYFKNVKIK from the coding sequence ATGTATTTTCCGCAGCAACAATATACCGATGATTCAATAGACGTACACAATCCAGACTTACTTCGAGTCCATTCTATTGAAACATTTGGAACTCATGATGGTCCAGGAATCAGAATGGTAATCTTTGTTCAAGGATGCCAGTTTAGATGTTTGTATTGTCAAAATCCGGATACTTTGGATATTCATGGCGGGACATTTATGCCCATTGAAGAACTGATTGAAAAAGCTTTACACCAAAAATCTTATTTTGGTAAAGATGGCGGTGTTACCGTTTCTGGAGGTGAACCTTTATTGCAAAGAGATAAATTAATTCATTTTTTTGACCGTTTACACGAAAATGGAATTCACACTTGTCTGGATTCCAATGGCAGAGTGCTGGATTCAAAAACAGAACAGCTCTTAGAAAGAACCGATTTATTGCTGCTGGATGTCAAACATATCAATAAAGAATGGCATAAAAAGCTGACTGGTGTAAAAAACAAAACAACTCTTCGATTGGCTGAATATAGAGAAAGTACTGGGAAACCAATGTGGCTGCGCTATGTATTAGTGCCTGGGTGGAGCGATCAGGAAGAATACCTTCATGAATGGGGAAAACATTTTACCTCTTACAAAACAATAGAGAAAGTTGAAATTATACCTTTCCATCAAATGGGCAAAAGCAAATGGGAATTGCTGGGCTTAGAATATCAATTAGCTGATACCATTCCGCACACAGCAGAAGAAATAAATAAAGCGGCCGAAATATTCAAGCTTTACTTCAAAAATGTAAAAATCAAATAA